Proteins encoded together in one Pseudomonas sp. Seg1 window:
- a CDS encoding methyl-accepting chemotaxis protein: MFDSLSIRLKIVLLSGLCLLGVVALIVGMNIYQTNQNDELVSHSSNQLLTASVQNLLQAKAAEQAVRVQKTFGESLTVITALADQIKDMRVMAAKRSLEAGALREELNLSLKTAFERNDKVLGIWLAFEPNGLDGKDSEFANDAARQSNEAGRFATYWSRAAGSALNTIMVEEDMTKTTLSLSGTPYNSWYTCPRDNKRTCLLDPYADTVGGKEMLMTTISVPLIVDGKAIGVVGVDIALDALQAAAVDSQRNLFNNAGHMLIVSGSGVLAADSSDAAKVGKKISDTLAADGKDVLQLLSTGTPKILEQGDLIRAVYPVDPIGNSRAWGVVIDLPKQVLLADSVKLQAVLDDAQETGVLTALAVAVVAGLLGLLLIWLTASGVTRPINSVAEMLKNIASGEGDLTQRLNYSKQDELGELVNWFNRFLDKLQPTIAQIKQSISEARGTADQSSEIARQTSEGMQVQFREIDQVATASNEMSATAHDVANSASNAANAAKGADQSAKDGMSIIERSTRDINQLADEVSKAVTEVEALAVNSEQIGSVLEVIRSIAEQTNLLALNAAIEAARAGESGRGFAVVADEVRNLAKRTQDSVEEIRVVIERIQTGTRGVVATMHSSQTQAHNNAGQIRQAVDALGKISDAVTVISDMNLQIASAAEQQSAVAEEVNRNVSAIRTVTETLTEQATESAAISSQLNALASQQMKLMDQFRV; this comes from the coding sequence ATGTTCGACTCTCTCTCCATTCGCCTGAAAATCGTTCTGCTCTCCGGTCTGTGCCTGCTCGGCGTGGTTGCGCTGATCGTCGGCATGAACATCTACCAGACCAACCAGAACGACGAACTGGTCAGCCACTCCAGCAACCAGTTGCTCACCGCCAGTGTGCAGAACCTGCTGCAGGCCAAAGCCGCCGAGCAGGCGGTGCGGGTGCAGAAAACCTTTGGCGAGAGCCTGACGGTGATCACTGCGCTGGCCGACCAGATCAAGGACATGCGCGTGATGGCGGCCAAGCGTTCGCTGGAGGCTGGCGCCTTGCGCGAAGAGTTGAACCTGAGCCTGAAAACCGCTTTCGAGCGCAACGACAAAGTGCTCGGCATCTGGCTCGCCTTCGAACCCAATGGTCTGGACGGCAAGGACAGCGAGTTCGCCAACGATGCGGCGCGCCAGTCCAACGAAGCCGGACGTTTCGCCACGTACTGGAGCCGCGCCGCCGGTTCCGCGCTGAACACGATCATGGTCGAAGAAGACATGACCAAGACCACCCTCAGCCTCAGCGGCACGCCGTACAACAGCTGGTACACCTGCCCTCGCGACAACAAACGCACCTGCCTGCTCGACCCGTATGCCGACACCGTCGGTGGCAAGGAAATGCTCATGACGACCATTTCCGTGCCCTTGATCGTCGACGGCAAAGCCATCGGCGTGGTCGGCGTCGACATCGCTCTCGATGCCCTGCAAGCGGCGGCGGTGGATTCGCAGCGCAACCTGTTCAACAACGCCGGGCACATGCTCATCGTTTCCGGCAGCGGCGTGTTGGCTGCCGACAGTTCCGACGCTGCCAAAGTCGGCAAGAAAATCAGCGACACCCTCGCTGCCGATGGCAAGGATGTGCTGCAACTGCTCAGCACTGGCACGCCCAAGATTCTGGAACAGGGCGATCTGATCCGCGCCGTGTACCCGGTCGATCCGATTGGTAACTCGCGCGCGTGGGGCGTGGTCATCGATCTGCCGAAACAGGTGCTGCTGGCCGATTCGGTCAAGCTGCAAGCCGTACTTGATGATGCTCAGGAAACCGGTGTGCTCACCGCATTGGCGGTGGCTGTGGTTGCCGGTCTGCTGGGTTTGCTGCTGATCTGGCTCACCGCTTCCGGCGTCACCCGGCCGATCAACAGCGTCGCAGAGATGCTGAAGAACATCGCCAGCGGCGAAGGCGACCTGACTCAACGTTTGAACTACAGCAAGCAAGATGAACTGGGCGAACTGGTGAACTGGTTCAACCGTTTCCTCGACAAGCTGCAACCGACCATCGCGCAGATCAAACAGAGCATCAGTGAGGCGCGCGGCACTGCCGATCAGTCTTCGGAAATCGCCCGTCAGACCAGCGAAGGCATGCAAGTGCAGTTCCGCGAGATCGATCAGGTCGCCACCGCGTCCAACGAAATGAGCGCCACCGCCCACGACGTCGCCAACAGCGCCTCGAACGCCGCCAACGCGGCGAAAGGTGCCGACCAATCGGCCAAGGACGGCATGTCGATCATCGAGCGCAGCACCCGCGACATCAATCAACTGGCCGACGAAGTCAGCAAAGCCGTGACCGAAGTCGAAGCGCTGGCGGTCAACAGCGAGCAGATCGGTTCGGTGCTGGAGGTGATCCGCAGCATCGCCGAACAGACCAACCTGCTGGCGCTCAACGCGGCCATCGAAGCGGCCCGTGCCGGTGAGAGCGGTCGCGGTTTCGCCGTGGTCGCTGACGAAGTGCGCAACCTGGCCAAGCGCACACAGGATTCGGTGGAGGAAATCCGTGTGGTCATCGAGCGAATTCAGACTGGTACGCGCGGCGTGGTCGCGACCATGCATTCGAGCCAGACCCAGGCCCACAACAACGCCGGACAGATCCGTCAGGCCGTGGATGCGCTGGGCAAGATCAGCGATGCGGTGACCGTGATCAGCGACATGAACCTGCAAATCGCCAGCGCCGCCGAGCAGCAGAGCGCGGTGGCCGAAGAGGTCAATCGCAACGTTTCGGCGATTCGTACGGTGACTGAAACCTTGACTGAACAAGCCACTGAGTCGGCAGCGATCAGCAGCCAGTTGAATGCGCTGGCCAGTCAGCAGATGAAACTCATGGACCAGTTCCGCGTGTAA
- a CDS encoding YbaN family protein, producing MPQPASSKLARVLFGLLAYVSLGIGLIAIVVPGLPTTEFILLAAWAATRSSPRLSAWLENHRLFGPILSNWRNGKIIARKAKVSATVSMLLCATLMLVMLDHGWPVYLAIVGMGLGNLWIWSRPESIVTSS from the coding sequence ATGCCGCAACCCGCCTCTTCCAAACTCGCCCGTGTGCTGTTCGGCCTGCTCGCCTATGTCAGCCTCGGCATTGGTCTGATCGCCATTGTCGTGCCCGGCCTGCCGACCACCGAGTTCATACTTCTCGCCGCCTGGGCCGCCACCCGCAGCTCGCCGCGCCTGAGTGCCTGGCTGGAAAACCATCGGTTGTTCGGGCCGATCCTCAGTAACTGGCGTAACGGCAAGATCATCGCGCGCAAAGCCAAGGTCAGCGCCACGGTGAGCATGTTGCTCTGCGCAACGCTGATGCTGGTGATGCTCGATCACGGCTGGCCGGTTTATCTGGCGATTGTCGGGATGGGTTTGGGCAATCTGTGGATCTGGTCGCGCCCGGAATCTATCGTCACGTCTTCCTGA
- a CDS encoding DNA-3-methyladenine glycosylase: MRLSLEYQPPYDWAAMSGFLAARAVVGMETVVDGVYSRSIGLNGVHGTVSVGPGAADALEVTLDFPDSTVLPEIVARLRRMFDLDADLSLMQRHLAQDPLLARLLAERPGLRVPGAWDGLELAFRAVLGQQISVVAAIRLAGKLVAQYGVPLRSTLAGLTHVFPQPDVLAVADLAALGMPRSRGRTLSGVAQALLDDPSLFEPNRQGGVARLLALHGIGDWTAQYIALRQLRDMDGFPTGDVGLLRALEVLEGRRPTARELAVRAEAWRPYRGYAAQLLWTSLSRGD; the protein is encoded by the coding sequence GTGAGGTTGTCGCTTGAGTATCAGCCGCCGTATGACTGGGCGGCGATGTCGGGCTTTCTCGCGGCGCGGGCGGTGGTCGGGATGGAGACCGTGGTCGATGGCGTTTATTCACGCAGCATCGGCTTGAACGGTGTGCATGGCACGGTTTCGGTCGGCCCTGGTGCCGCTGATGCGCTGGAGGTGACGCTGGATTTTCCTGATTCAACGGTGCTGCCGGAGATCGTTGCGCGGCTGCGGCGGATGTTTGATCTGGATGCGGATCTGTCGTTGATGCAGCGGCATCTGGCGCAAGATCCGTTGCTGGCGCGGTTGCTCGCCGAGCGTCCGGGGTTGCGGGTTCCCGGTGCGTGGGACGGGCTGGAACTGGCGTTTCGCGCGGTGCTTGGGCAGCAGATTAGCGTGGTGGCGGCGATTCGGCTGGCGGGGAAACTGGTTGCGCAATATGGCGTGCCGTTGCGTTCGACGCTTGCGGGTTTGACTCACGTTTTTCCTCAGCCGGATGTTTTGGCCGTGGCGGATCTGGCCGCGTTGGGCATGCCCAGAAGTCGTGGGCGAACGCTGTCGGGCGTGGCACAGGCGTTGCTCGATGATCCTTCATTGTTTGAACCGAATCGCCAAGGCGGGGTGGCGCGCTTGCTGGCCCTGCACGGCATTGGTGATTGGACGGCGCAGTACATTGCGCTGCGGCAGTTGCGTGATATGGATGGGTTTCCGACCGGGGATGTCGGGCTGTTGCGGGCGCTGGAAGTACTGGAAGGGCGGCGGCCGACGGCGCGGGAATTGGCCGTTCGCGCAGAGGCTTGGCGGCCTTATCGAGGGTATGCGGCGCAGCTTTTGTGGACGTCCTTGAGCCGGGGTGACTGA
- a CDS encoding CoA transferase, whose amino-acid sequence MTDFLTSIQAALGLPRTPIPFTASGALPSAFAVTELACASIAAAGQAISELLNQQTGRLPEVEVDRRLASFWFATSIRPIGWQLPPLWDPVAGDYATQDGWIRLHTNAPHHRAAAESVLGACTDRAAMAAKVAQWASKDLEQALVDAKGCAAEMRSWAQWQQHPQGLAVNAERLVQFTQEQDENPQTWKGSVTQPLAGIKVLDLTRVLAGPTASRFLAGLGANVLRIDPPTWNEPGVVPEVTLGKRCARLDLHDPTDRSVFENLLKDADILLHGYRADALEQLGFAAERRRQLAPGLIDVCLNAYGWSGPWQNRRGFDSLVQMSSGIAEAGQRWKQADQPTPLPVQALDHATGYLMAASAIRLLTERLKTGNGGSARLSLARTAKLLIEHGPGTSEALRAEDEQDQGLQVEQTPWGPAHRLQAPLQISGTPIQWALPATELGSHLPQW is encoded by the coding sequence ATGACTGATTTCCTCACGTCCATTCAAGCCGCACTCGGCTTGCCCCGCACGCCGATTCCGTTCACTGCCAGCGGCGCCCTGCCCTCGGCGTTCGCCGTCACCGAGCTGGCCTGCGCCAGTATCGCCGCCGCCGGGCAAGCCATCAGCGAACTCTTGAATCAACAAACCGGTCGCCTGCCCGAAGTTGAAGTCGATCGCCGCCTGGCCTCGTTCTGGTTCGCCACCTCGATCCGCCCGATCGGCTGGCAACTGCCGCCGCTATGGGATCCGGTCGCCGGCGACTACGCGACGCAGGACGGCTGGATCCGCCTGCACACCAACGCCCCGCATCACCGCGCCGCCGCTGAAAGCGTACTCGGCGCCTGTACCGACCGCGCGGCGATGGCAGCCAAAGTCGCGCAATGGGCCAGCAAAGACCTGGAGCAAGCGCTGGTCGATGCCAAGGGCTGTGCCGCCGAGATGCGCAGTTGGGCACAGTGGCAACAACACCCGCAGGGGCTGGCAGTGAATGCCGAACGACTGGTGCAGTTCACTCAGGAGCAGGACGAAAACCCTCAAACCTGGAAAGGCTCGGTGACCCAACCGCTGGCGGGAATCAAGGTACTCGATCTGACCCGCGTGCTCGCCGGCCCGACCGCCAGCCGCTTTCTTGCCGGCCTCGGCGCCAATGTGTTGCGCATCGATCCGCCGACCTGGAACGAGCCAGGTGTGGTGCCGGAAGTCACCCTCGGCAAACGTTGTGCGCGGCTGGATCTGCACGATCCGACAGATCGCAGCGTGTTTGAAAATCTACTGAAAGACGCTGACATTCTGCTCCACGGCTACCGCGCCGATGCACTGGAGCAGCTCGGTTTCGCTGCCGAGCGCCGTCGGCAACTGGCACCGGGGTTGATCGACGTCTGCCTCAACGCCTACGGCTGGAGCGGCCCGTGGCAGAACCGTCGCGGCTTCGACAGCCTGGTGCAGATGAGCAGCGGCATCGCCGAGGCCGGGCAGCGCTGGAAGCAGGCGGACCAACCGACGCCGCTGCCGGTGCAGGCGCTGGATCATGCGACCGGGTATCTGATGGCGGCGAGCGCGATCCGTCTTTTGACCGAACGTTTGAAGACTGGCAACGGTGGCTCGGCGCGTTTGTCACTGGCGCGAACTGCCAAGTTGCTGATCGAGCATGGGCCGGGGACGAGTGAGGCATTGCGCGCTGAGGATGAGCAGGATCAGGGTTTACAGGTTGAGCAGACACCGTGGGGGCCGGCGCACCGGTTGCAGGCGCCGCTGCAGATCAGCGGCACGCCGATTCAGTGGGCGTTGCCGGCCACAGAATTGGGTTCACATCTCCCACAGTGGTAG
- a CDS encoding biliverdin-producing heme oxygenase, whose amino-acid sequence MTTSEKALRSQRLNQITHEPHSKLDALVKAHAPFETRANFARFVVAQYLFQSELVELYNDAELTAIVPDLPARCRAEAAKADLADLHTEVPAPVAGAVKNPSKARALGWIFVSEGSKLGAAFLIKRAVALELSETFGARHLGEPEGGRAEGWKSFVRTLDSLQFSAEEEAEVEQGAIDAFNRFTVLLEQAYATEAEPA is encoded by the coding sequence ATGACCACTTCGGAAAAAGCCCTGCGTTCACAACGCCTGAACCAGATCACCCACGAGCCGCACAGCAAGCTCGACGCCCTGGTCAAAGCCCACGCGCCGTTCGAGACTCGCGCCAACTTCGCCCGTTTCGTCGTGGCGCAATACCTGTTCCAGTCAGAACTGGTCGAGCTGTACAACGATGCCGAACTGACGGCGATCGTGCCTGACCTGCCGGCTCGCTGCCGCGCTGAAGCGGCCAAGGCTGACCTGGCGGATCTGCACACCGAAGTCCCGGCGCCGGTGGCCGGGGCGGTGAAGAACCCGAGCAAGGCCCGTGCCCTGGGCTGGATCTTCGTCTCCGAAGGTTCGAAGCTGGGTGCCGCGTTCCTGATCAAACGCGCCGTGGCGCTGGAGCTGAGCGAAACCTTTGGCGCCCGTCATTTGGGTGAGCCGGAAGGTGGCCGCGCCGAAGGCTGGAAAAGCTTCGTGCGTACGCTCGACTCGCTGCAGTTCAGTGCTGAAGAAGAAGCCGAAGTGGAGCAAGGCGCGATTGACGCGTTCAACCGCTTCACGGTGCTGCTGGAACAGGCTTACGCCACTGAGGCTGAACCGGCCTGA
- the arcD gene encoding arginine-ornithine antiporter has translation MSQTTQKLRLGALIALVVGSMIGGGIFSLPQNMAARADAGAILIGWGITAIGMLTLAFVFQTLANRKPELDSGVYAYAKAGFGDYMGFSSAWGYWISAWLGNVGYFVLLFSTLGYFFPVFGQGNTPVAIGCASVLLWAVHFLVMRGIKEAAFINQVTTVAKIVPLIMFIVIAAVAFKADIFTRDIWGRSNPSFGGVMDQVRNMMLVTVFVFIGIEGASVYSARAEKRSDVGRATVIGFIGVLALLVLVNVLSLGIMSQPELATLQNPSLAAVLEHIVGPWGALAISIGLAVSLLGALLSWALLCAEILFATAKDKTMPAFLKKENANHVPVNALWLTNVMIQIFLLITLFSAGTYTSLIYLASSMILVPYLWSAAYAVLLSGRGETYEHASAERTKDLLIGGIALCYAVWLLYAGGVKYLLLSALLYAPGVILFAKAKHEQGEPLFTTVEKGIFTCVIIGAGLAAYGLYSGLLSL, from the coding sequence ATGTCGCAAACCACGCAAAAGCTGCGCCTGGGTGCGTTGATCGCCCTGGTCGTGGGTTCGATGATTGGCGGGGGGATTTTCTCGTTGCCGCAGAACATGGCGGCGCGCGCCGATGCCGGGGCGATCCTGATCGGTTGGGGCATCACTGCCATCGGCATGCTGACCCTGGCGTTCGTCTTTCAAACCCTCGCCAACCGCAAACCCGAGCTGGATTCCGGCGTGTATGCCTACGCCAAGGCCGGGTTCGGCGACTACATGGGCTTCTCGTCGGCGTGGGGTTACTGGATCAGCGCCTGGCTGGGCAACGTCGGTTATTTCGTTTTGCTGTTCAGCACCCTCGGTTACTTTTTTCCGGTGTTTGGCCAGGGCAACACGCCCGTCGCCATCGGCTGCGCCTCGGTCTTGTTGTGGGCCGTGCATTTTCTGGTGATGCGCGGGATCAAGGAGGCGGCGTTCATCAATCAGGTCACCACGGTTGCGAAGATCGTGCCGCTGATCATGTTCATCGTCATCGCCGCCGTGGCGTTCAAGGCTGACATCTTCACCCGCGACATCTGGGGCCGCAGCAACCCGAGTTTCGGCGGGGTGATGGATCAGGTGCGCAACATGATGCTGGTCACCGTGTTTGTGTTCATCGGCATCGAAGGCGCCAGCGTGTACTCGGCGCGGGCGGAGAAACGCAGCGACGTCGGCCGCGCCACCGTGATCGGCTTTATCGGTGTGCTGGCGTTGCTGGTACTGGTTAACGTGCTGTCGCTGGGGATCATGAGCCAACCGGAACTGGCCACCCTGCAGAACCCTTCGCTGGCGGCGGTGCTGGAACACATCGTCGGGCCGTGGGGCGCGCTGGCGATCAGCATTGGCCTGGCGGTTTCGTTGCTCGGTGCGTTGCTGTCCTGGGCGCTGCTGTGCGCCGAGATCCTGTTTGCCACGGCCAAGGACAAGACCATGCCGGCGTTCCTGAAAAAGGAAAACGCCAACCATGTACCGGTCAATGCGTTGTGGCTGACCAACGTGATGATCCAGATTTTCCTGCTGATCACGCTGTTCTCGGCCGGCACTTACACCAGCCTGATCTATCTGGCTTCGTCGATGATTCTGGTGCCGTACCTGTGGTCGGCGGCGTACGCAGTGCTGCTGAGCGGACGCGGCGAAACCTACGAACACGCCTCGGCCGAACGCACCAAGGATCTGCTGATCGGCGGCATTGCCCTGTGCTATGCGGTGTGGTTGTTGTATGCCGGCGGGGTCAAGTATTTGCTGTTGTCGGCGCTGCTGTATGCGCCGGGGGTGATCCTGTTTGCCAAGGCCAAACATGAGCAGGGCGAGCCGTTGTTCACCACGGTCGAGAAAGGGATTTTTACCTGCGTGATCATCGGCGCCGGGCTGGCGGCGTATGGTTTGTACAGCGGGCTGTTGTCGTTGTGA
- a CDS encoding TonB-dependent receptor — MSSRLTRQTSSPSRVLSLLTAAILMAGTAPLMAATEQPARNMGDYSFSIGQQPLVSALNAFTAVTGWQVGLPAELGQGVSSPGVRGSLPPEKALERLLVGTNLSFRKLSNNNVVLEKRSTSGALNLDQVTISATRQEQSVNSVPSTVTVHTREELDRNNVNTIKDLVRYEPGVSVGGAGQRGGISGYNIRGIDGDRILTQVDGVEIPDGFFNGPYAKTQRNYVDPEIVKRVEILRGPASVLYGSNAIGGAVSYYTLDADDIIKPGKDVGARLKTGYSSADDSWLKSATVAGRADQFDGLLHYSQRDGHETDSYGSNNGTGLERTAANPEDVRATNVLAKIGWNYNEDSRLGLTYEKYKDDRDTDQKSAYGGPFFNGAPTIPDSMLPGGMYQWRTGNDTITRERFGIEHRFALDSLLVDNVKWSLNHQIAKTDQSTEEFYYPMTRKVLRTRDTIYEEKQWVFDAQLDKAFAIGDTDHVLTYGTTLKQQKVTGSRSGDGKCLAVGRGCTAIGATSTADVLAKATDFPDPTINTYSVFAQDQISWNDWTFLPGLRYDYTQLKPHITQEFLNTVAADGQGTVSDKNKTWHKVSPKFGLTYALTENYTWYGQYAEGFRTPTAKALYGRFENSTTGYSVTPNPDLDPEKSKSYETGLRGNFEQGSFDVAVFYNKYRDFINEDAVTPGRNELTFQSANIKHATIKGAEVKGRLNLDAFGAPQGLYTQGSIAYAYGRNNDNGEPINSVNPLTGVFGLGYDQDNYGGLLSWTVVKKKDRVDDSNFKSPDGVSSQFKTPGFGILDLAGYYKVTDDVTVSGGIYNLTDKKYWLWDDVRGYDSVGEASVTQPANLDRLTQPGRNFAINLIWDI; from the coding sequence ATGTCCTCACGCCTTACCCGCCAGACTTCTTCCCCATCCCGCGTATTGTCGCTGCTGACCGCTGCCATCCTGATGGCCGGTACCGCACCGCTGATGGCTGCCACCGAACAACCGGCGCGCAACATGGGCGATTACTCGTTCTCGATTGGCCAGCAACCGCTGGTGTCGGCCCTCAACGCCTTCACCGCCGTGACAGGCTGGCAGGTCGGTTTGCCGGCGGAGCTGGGTCAGGGCGTATCGTCGCCGGGCGTGCGTGGTTCGCTGCCACCGGAAAAAGCCCTCGAGCGCCTGTTGGTGGGGACCAACCTGAGCTTCCGCAAGCTGAGCAACAACAACGTCGTGCTGGAAAAACGCAGCACCAGCGGCGCACTCAATCTGGATCAGGTGACCATCAGCGCCACTCGCCAGGAACAGTCGGTGAACAGCGTGCCGAGCACCGTCACCGTGCATACCCGCGAAGAGCTGGACCGTAACAATGTCAACACCATCAAGGATCTGGTGCGCTACGAACCGGGCGTGTCCGTCGGCGGCGCCGGCCAGCGTGGCGGCATCAGCGGCTACAACATCCGTGGCATCGACGGCGACCGCATCCTCACGCAGGTCGATGGCGTGGAGATACCGGACGGTTTCTTCAACGGCCCTTACGCCAAGACCCAGCGCAATTACGTTGATCCGGAAATCGTCAAACGCGTGGAAATCCTCCGTGGCCCGGCCTCGGTGCTGTACGGCAGCAACGCCATCGGCGGCGCGGTCAGCTATTACACCCTTGATGCCGACGACATCATCAAACCCGGCAAAGACGTCGGCGCTCGCCTGAAAACCGGTTACAGCTCGGCCGATGACAGCTGGCTGAAGTCCGCCACCGTAGCCGGCCGGGCCGACCAGTTCGACGGTTTGCTGCACTACAGCCAGCGCGATGGCCACGAAACCGATTCCTACGGCAGCAACAACGGCACCGGCCTCGAACGCACCGCTGCCAACCCGGAAGACGTCCGGGCGACCAACGTACTGGCCAAGATCGGCTGGAACTACAACGAAGATTCGCGCCTGGGCCTGACCTACGAAAAGTACAAGGATGATCGCGACACCGATCAGAAAAGCGCCTACGGCGGCCCGTTCTTCAACGGCGCGCCGACCATTCCGGACAGCATGTTGCCGGGTGGCATGTACCAGTGGCGCACCGGCAACGACACCATCACCCGTGAGCGTTTCGGCATCGAGCACCGCTTCGCCCTCGACAGCCTGCTGGTCGACAACGTGAAGTGGAGCCTGAACCACCAGATCGCCAAAACCGACCAGAGCACCGAAGAGTTCTACTACCCGATGACCCGTAAAGTGCTGCGCACCCGCGACACGATTTACGAGGAAAAACAGTGGGTGTTCGATGCGCAACTGGACAAGGCGTTTGCCATCGGTGACACCGATCACGTGCTGACTTACGGCACCACCCTCAAGCAACAGAAAGTCACCGGTTCGCGCAGCGGCGACGGCAAGTGCCTGGCCGTCGGGCGTGGCTGCACCGCCATCGGTGCGACCAGTACTGCTGACGTGTTGGCCAAAGCTACCGACTTCCCGGACCCGACCATCAACACTTACAGCGTGTTCGCCCAGGATCAGATCAGCTGGAACGACTGGACCTTCCTGCCGGGCCTGCGCTACGACTACACCCAGCTCAAGCCGCACATCACCCAGGAGTTCCTCAACACTGTGGCGGCGGATGGCCAGGGCACGGTCAGCGACAAGAACAAGACCTGGCATAAAGTCTCGCCGAAATTCGGTCTGACCTACGCCCTGACCGAGAACTACACCTGGTACGGTCAGTACGCCGAAGGCTTCCGCACGCCGACCGCGAAAGCGCTGTACGGCCGCTTTGAAAACAGCACCACCGGCTACAGCGTGACGCCGAACCCGGACCTGGATCCGGAAAAAAGCAAAAGCTATGAGACCGGTCTGCGCGGTAACTTCGAGCAGGGTTCGTTCGACGTGGCGGTGTTCTATAACAAGTATCGCGACTTCATCAACGAAGACGCTGTGACCCCGGGCCGCAACGAGCTGACCTTCCAGTCGGCCAACATCAAGCACGCCACCATCAAGGGTGCGGAAGTCAAAGGTCGTCTGAATCTGGATGCGTTTGGCGCCCCGCAAGGCCTCTACACTCAGGGTTCGATTGCCTACGCCTACGGTCGCAACAACGACAACGGCGAGCCGATCAACAGCGTCAACCCGCTGACCGGCGTGTTCGGTCTGGGTTACGACCAGGACAACTACGGCGGCCTGCTGAGCTGGACCGTGGTGAAGAAAAAGGATCGCGTCGACGACAGCAACTTCAAGTCGCCGGATGGCGTCAGCAGTCAGTTCAAAACGCCAGGCTTCGGCATTCTTGATCTGGCCGGTTATTACAAAGTCACCGACGACGTCACCGTCAGCGGCGGCATCTACAACCTGACCGACAAGAAATACTGGCTGTGGGATGACGTGCGCGGTTACGACAGCGTCGGCGAAGCCTCGGTCACGCAACCGGCCAACCTCGATCGCCTGACCCAACCGGGCCGCAACTTCGCGATCAATCTGATCTGGGACATCTGA
- the arcD gene encoding arginine-ornithine antiporter, whose amino-acid sequence MSEAPGKLRLGALVALVVGSMIGGGIFSLPQNMAASADVGAVLIGWAITAVGMLTLAFVFQTLANRKPDLDGGVYAYAKAGFGDYMGFSSAWGYWISAWLGNVGYFVLLFSTLGYFFPVFGEGNTVAAVIGASVLLWAVHFLVLRGIKEAAFINLVTTVAKVVPLLLFVLIALFAFKLDIFTADIWGVKNPDLGSVMNQVRNMMLVTVWVFIGIEGASIFSARAEKRSDVGKATVIGFITVLLFLVLVNVLSLGIMTQPELAKLQNPSMAAVLEHVVGHWGAVLISVGLIISLLGALLSWVLLCAEIMFAAAKDHTMPEFLRKENANHVPVNALWLTNAMVQIFLIITLFSASTYLSLIYLATSMILVPYLWSAAYALLLAVRGETYKGFAAERRKDLIIGGIALIYAVWLLYAGGVKYLLLSALLYAPGAILFAKAKLELKQAIFTNVEKLIFAAVVVGALVAAYGLYDGFLTL is encoded by the coding sequence ATGTCTGAAGCTCCCGGAAAACTACGATTAGGTGCACTGGTTGCACTGGTAGTCGGCTCGATGATCGGTGGCGGGATATTCTCTTTGCCACAAAACATGGCCGCCAGCGCCGACGTCGGCGCGGTGCTGATCGGTTGGGCCATCACCGCTGTCGGCATGCTCACCCTCGCTTTTGTCTTCCAGACCCTCGCCAATCGCAAGCCTGACCTCGACGGCGGTGTCTACGCCTACGCCAAGGCCGGTTTTGGCGACTACATGGGTTTCTCATCCGCCTGGGGTTACTGGATCAGTGCCTGGCTGGGCAACGTCGGTTACTTCGTTCTGTTGTTCAGTACCCTCGGCTATTTCTTCCCGGTTTTCGGTGAAGGCAACACCGTTGCCGCGGTGATCGGCGCTTCTGTCCTGCTCTGGGCCGTGCATTTTCTGGTGCTGCGCGGGATCAAGGAGGCGGCCTTCATCAACCTGGTGACCACGGTGGCCAAGGTCGTGCCGCTGCTGCTGTTCGTATTGATCGCGCTCTTCGCGTTCAAACTGGACATCTTCACCGCCGACATCTGGGGCGTGAAAAACCCCGATCTGGGCAGCGTGATGAACCAGGTGCGCAACATGATGCTGGTCACCGTGTGGGTGTTCATCGGCATCGAAGGCGCGAGCATCTTCTCGGCCCGTGCGGAAAAACGTTCGGACGTGGGCAAGGCCACCGTCATCGGTTTCATCACTGTGCTGCTGTTTTTGGTGCTGGTGAACGTGCTGTCGCTGGGCATCATGACCCAACCGGAACTGGCCAAACTGCAGAACCCGTCGATGGCCGCCGTGCTTGAGCACGTGGTCGGTCACTGGGGTGCGGTGCTGATCAGTGTCGGTCTGATCATCTCGTTGCTAGGCGCCCTGCTGTCGTGGGTGCTGCTGTGCGCGGAGATCATGTTCGCCGCCGCCAAAGACCACACCATGCCGGAGTTCCTGCGCAAGGAGAACGCCAACCACGTACCGGTCAACGCCCTGTGGCTGACCAACGCGATGGTGCAGATTTTCCTGATCATCACCCTGTTCTCGGCCAGCACTTACCTGTCACTGATCTATCTCGCCACCTCGATGATTCTGGTGCCGTACCTGTGGTCGGCGGCGTATGCCCTGCTGCTGGCGGTACGTGGCGAAACCTACAAAGGCTTCGCAGCCGAGCGGCGCAAGGATCTGATCATCGGCGGCATCGCCCTGATCTACGCGGTCTGGCTGCTCTACGCCGGCGGCGTCAAGTACCTGCTGCTCTCGGCCCTGCTCTATGCGCCCGGCGCGATCCTGTTCGCCAAGGCCAAGCTCGAACTCAAACAAGCAATTTTCACCAACGTCGAGAAGCTGATTTTCGCCGCGGTGGTCGTCGGTGCCCTGGTGGCAGCCTACGGTCTCTACGACGGCTTCCTGACTCTGTAA